TGCAAAAACCCCAAATCGTTTGTCCTGCTACCTGGAGCTGGGAAGGCGTTGTGGAATGGGTGGAAAAAGAAGAAGGCAACATCTGCAATATGATTAACGCAGGTTACCGCCACGGTGCTGACGGTGTGTTAAACACCAACTGGGGCGACTTCGGAAACCCCTGCACCATCGAACTGGCTCTTTACGGTATGGTGTTGGGCGGTGCAAAAGGCTGGACCGTTGCTACCGAACCCACCGACGAATTTAAAGCAGATGTGAACCATTTGCTTTACGAAAATGAAAAAGGTTATCACTACTTAAGAACCTTAAGTGACTGTCAGAAAGATTTACGTTTCACCTTTGTGGCAAACGCTTATTCCAACATTTTATACACCAAAAAACGTCTGTTTGACGCTCCCTCTCCCGAACGTGTGGAAGAAATCAGAACCATCTGCAAAAATGTGATGGACGAATTATCCAAACAGAGCTGGAAGCAGGATGAATTCCGCAAACAGATGGTCATCTCCGCAGAAGGTATTATGGTGATGGACGAACTTCTTGCCAAAGCGGCAGGATACGCCATCGAAAGAAAATCCGATACCAAAGCTTGGCTGGAAAAATTCTCGGAAGACTGGCTCAAAAAGAACAAAAAGAGCGAGTTAGACGCAGTAATGGATATTTTCTTAACCTTAGACAAACACTATAACTAAACACAACAAAATACATTTAAAAAAATATCCACCCGCTATGCGAGTGGATATTTTTTTATATCAAATCAATTATTTTGAAAAAAATGCAATGGCAACAATGCCGGGGCCTGCGTGGGTACCGATGGTGCTGCCCATTAAGATGGATTCTTTGGGAGCGTTGCCGTCTTTCCAAAAATCTTTGGTCTGTTCCAAGAATAATTTTACCCCTTCGTCACTCTGACCGCTATGTCCGAATAACACAGGTTTGGTGTAATCAATTTCACCCACTTTTTTAATTTCTTCAATCAGTGCCTGATTCCCCAGTTTCGCACCTCTTGCTTTAGAAATCTGATGAATGGCACCGTCATATACTTTTACGATGGGTTTAATATTTAATAAACCGCCCACCAAGGATACCACGCCGGAAATTCTGCCACCCATTTTTAAGTATTTTAAGGTGTCTACCATCGCAATGATATATAATTTATCTTTGATGGAATCCAAAATATCTTTGATTTCTTTGGCAGATTTTCCTTCTTCTACCAAACGAAGAGCATATTCAACCATAACGCCGGAGCCAACTGCAACATTACCGGAATCTACTAAGTAAATATTGTCGAATTCTTTGGACGCAATATGAGCACTCTGGCAGGTGCCGGAAAGACCTGATGCCACAGTAATTACCACAGCTTCGTCTCCTGCATCAGTAACTTTCTGAAACTCATCCCGAAAGGCTTCAGGAGTTACCTGAGAAGTGGTAGGAAGAGTTTCCACGGTTTCTAATCTTTTATAAAATTCTTCGTTGGTAATTGTTACGCCATCAATAAATTCTTCTTCACCAAAACGAACGGTCAAAGGAATTACGGTGGTCATCGCTCTGCGATCTGCCATTAAATTGGCGGTGGAATCAATAATAATTCTTGTTTTCATAACAATTTCTCCTATCTTACAATCCTTCTTTACTGATTGCCTGCAGATTTTTGGCAATCACCTGCAAGGCATAGTAAAAATGTTCACGCTCTTCGTCGCTAAGACCGCTGCCGCCCTTTTCTACGGCTAATTTAATACGTTCTCTGAGTTCATATGTGGCTTTTTTCCCTTCTTCGGTCAAACGGATTTTTGCGCGATAAGCGCTTCCGTTTTCCATCTCTCTTACCACCAAACCTTTTTTCTCCATCTCGGAAATTACACGGGAAGCCTCTGCTTTGTCCCGATGACAAATCTCACAAAGATTGGTGCAGGTAAGCCCTTCTTTACTTTTATAGAGAGCAATCATATATACCGCTGCTCTGCCCTTTAATCCAAGGCTTTTCAACTCTTCATTGGCGATTTTATTCCAAGAGGAAGTAAGTTGTGCCAAACCCAATGAAAAAATTTCAAAACGTCCGATCATAAGATTGTCGCCTCACAAAAATAGACTTGTTGATTTTTCAACAAGTCTATTCTAGCATACTAAAATTGAAATGTCAACATCTATACGCTAATTTCTTCCACTATTTTCAAAATTTTATAAGAATCATAAAAATTTGCGGATGTCCATTGCCAGTGTTTCCTCCAAATCAATGAGTCGCTTGGTGATTCTTTTGGATTCCTCATCTGCCGCCCGATACTGATTGAGATACATATGAAGAGATTTTACCCCCATATTACAACCGTCGGTCATCAAATCTGCGATGGTTTGATCAGAAGCGTTCATCATCAGCTTCACATTGGTTTTTAGCCAGGACATTCCTTTTGCAACAAAAGCAGGATCCTTTCCGTCATCCTGATATTTGTCCAACAGCTTTTCCAAATCGCTTTCCAATTCTTCGTGACGTTTTTTACACTGCTCCAACAGGGTTTTCAATTCCCCGTCCCCCACCAAAGGAAGCACATCCGCCAGCGAAGAAATCCCCATTTTCACTCCTGCATCACATTCCCGAAGAAGTTTT
This is a stretch of genomic DNA from Oscillospiraceae bacterium. It encodes these proteins:
- a CDS encoding DegV family protein; its protein translation is MKTRIIIDSTANLMADRRAMTTVIPLTVRFGEEEFIDGVTITNEEFYKRLETVETLPTTSQVTPEAFRDEFQKVTDAGDEAVVITVASGLSGTCQSAHIASKEFDNIYLVDSGNVAVGSGVMVEYALRLVEEGKSAKEIKDILDSIKDKLYIIAMVDTLKYLKMGGRISGVVSLVGGLLNIKPIVKVYDGAIHQISKARGAKLGNQALIEEIKKVGEIDYTKPVLFGHSGQSDEGVKLFLEQTKDFWKDGNAPKESILMGSTIGTHAGPGIVAIAFFSK
- a CDS encoding winged helix-turn-helix transcriptional regulator; this encodes MIGRFEIFSLGLAQLTSSWNKIANEELKSLGLKGRAAVYMIALYKSKEGLTCTNLCEICHRDKAEASRVISEMEKKGLVVREMENGSAYRAKIRLTEEGKKATYELRERIKLAVEKGGSGLSDEEREHFYYALQVIAKNLQAISKEGL